The region AGCTTGAACAGATGAAGATAAGCAGGGATATAACAGAAAAAAAAGTAAAACAGGCAGAATCTGATATCCTGAAGGTAAGAGAGCTTAAAAAGGAGATTTCCTCAATTGAGGAAAAGATGAACGCTCTGAAAAAACAGAAGGAGGATATACAGAATCTGATTAAGGAAACAAAACTTTTAGCACCTTTTGATGGAAAGATAGCGAAAAAGTATAAGACTGAAGGTGAGGTTGTATCACCTGGAATTCCTGTTTATGCCCTTGTCTCTGATAAAGATATATATATAAACGTTCTTCTTGAGGAAACAAAGCTAAAAGGTATAAGGAAAGGGAGTAAGGCTTACATAAAGATAGATGCATACCCTGATGAGGTGTATGAAGGTGTTGTTGAGGAGATAAATCCTGCTTCTGCGGCAAAGTTTGCTTTAGTTCCAAGGGATGTAACAGCAGGTGAGTTTACAAAGGTAGCCCAGAGAATACCTGTAAAGATAAGGATAGTAAAGGGAGATAAAACCCTTTTAAGGGTCGGTATGAGCGGTGAGGTTGAGATAAAGAAGGAGAGATAAGGGAGTTATGGAACAGCCTCCTATTTATGAGAGGATATCTAACTTTGAGAGAGGGCTTATAACATTTATTGTTATGTCCGGTGCATTTATGGCTATTCTTGACACAACAATAGTTGATATTATAGTCCCAAAGATAACAGCACCTCTCCAGACGGATCTTTACGGTGTCCAGTGGGTTATCACTGCGTATATGATCGCTTCTGCAACAATGCTCATTCTCTCAGGATGGCTTGATAAGAATTTTGAACTGAGGAATGTTTATATAGCAGGTATCACTCTTTTCACTCTCTCATCATTTGCCTGTGGTATATCCACATCACTTGAGGAGATGATAATAGCAAGGGTTTTTCAGGGGGCAGGAGAGGCTTTCATAATGGCTACAGCACAGACAATACTTTTTGCTGTTTACCCACCTGAGAAAAAAGGTATCGCTATGGGTATATTTGGACTTGGTGTAAGCTTTGCACCATCAATAGGTCCAACACTTGGTGGTTACATAACGGAACATTTAGACTGGAGATGGGTTTTTTTCATAAATATACCTTTTGGTATAATTACAGTTCTGCTTGCTCTTTTTTATCTTCCTGAGACTTCTTACTTCAGGGAAAAGGCAAAGCTCAACTTTATCTCATTCTTTTTCCTCTCTTCATTTACCATATCTACGCTTATTGTCCTATCAAAAGGTCAACAGCTTGGATGGTTTATGTCTGACACTATAGTTTATCTGACTGTTATATCTGTATTTTCACTTCTTTTATATATCCTATCCGAGATTGTCTCAAAGGAACCTTTAATTGATTTTTCAATATTCAGGATAAAAGAGTACTTTGTTGGTATATCCGTTTTCTTCCTTGTTCTTGGATTTTCTATGTACCAGATCTTTTATCTTCTTCCACTGTATTTTGAGAGATTAAAAGGACTGTCAACACTTGATGCAGGTATCCATATACTCGGTTTTGCACTTTTTATAGCCCTTTTCTCACCTATAGCAGGTATTCTTTCTGACAAGATCGGTGAAAGGTATGTCCTTTATATGGCTGTTACACTTTACCTTTTCAGCGCACTTTTTATACTGCCATCACTTGAGTATTTCACACCTAATCTTCAGGCAGCTTTACTTCTGATCCCACTTGGGATATCTATGGGGATGTTTTTTGCCCCTGTTACAACACTTGCCCTCAGAAATCTTGGTGAGAAAACATCTTTGGGAACAGGACTTCTCCACTACTCAAGTTTTATAGGTGGTTCGTTTGGGACAGCTATAGCAACAAATGATCTTTACAGGTTTGGATATCAGCATTATGAAGGTATAAACAATATGCAGGATACATCTTATGTTTTTGTATTCTTTGAAAAGTTTAAAGCCCTTTTTTCACAGATATTTGATATTGAAAAGGCTGAGAAATTATCACAGGCAATAATTTACAAAACGCAGTATCTTTATAGTATGAACTGGTCATTTCAGGACACATTTTTTGTTGCTGGATTATGGGGACTTTTAGGTGCTTTACCTGTTCTGATATTGGTCTATACTGATATTTTTAGAAAAAAGAGGATGAGTTATGAAAATACTTAGGCAGTACTGGATTGGCTTTCTGGTTATTCTACTACTTCTAACGTCAATCTATCTTATATACAGAAAGCTTTCCCAGAAGGAGATACCGCCTCATCTTATTGTTGGTGTAGGAAGGATTGATGGTGATCTGATAAGTCTGAATACAAAGTATGCAGGAAGGGTAAAGGAGATATTCGTTGAGGAAGGTAAAGAGGTTAAGAAAGGAGAGATAATCGCCGTCCTATCGGGAAAGGAGTATGAAGCTGAGCTTGAGGCTGTGAGGTACAACATAAAAGCTAAGGAAAAAGAGATAGAAGCTAAAGAGATAGAGCTTGAGATACTTAAAAAAACATTACCCGAGAATGTTAAGAAGGCAAGATCATCATTGAAGATAAACCTTTCCCTTCTAAAAGAGCTTGAGAAACAGATAGAGACAGTTAAGAGTATCGTTGAAAAGGATGAGAAAGATTATGAAAGATTTAAAAATCTTTATGAGAAGAAACTTATCCCTGAGGACAGACTTGAAAAGATAAAACTGAAGCTTGAGTCAGACAGAAATAGATTAAAGGGTTTTCTTGAAAAGAAAAAACAGATAATACAGCAGATTGATGCAGCAAAGAGCAGTCTAAAACAGGCTGAGGCTACAGTTAAAAAGATAGAGATACTTGAGAAAGGTATATCTGCACTTAAAATCGGTATCAATGCTTTAAAATCAAGGGAAAAACAGCTGATGGTTATACTTGATGAGCTTAAGATAAGATCTCCCGTAGATGGTTATATCGTTGATAAAATTGCTGATAAAGGTGAGGTTCTGGGAGAAGGGATGGTTGTTGCAACAGTTATTGATCCAGAGACACTGTATCTCAAGATATTTGTTGATACGATTAACAACGGGAAGATAAAAATAGGGGACAGGGCTTTGATATTTTTAGATGCCTATCCTGACAGACCTATTGAGGCAAGGGTTGTGAGAATATCTCAGAGAGCTGAGTTTACCCCTAAAGAGGTTGCTGTAAAAGAGGACAGGATACAGAGAGTTTATGCTGTTCATATAAAGCCTTTAAAGGTAGAGCCTGTTCTTAAGCTCGGTCTTCCTGCTGTTGGTGTTATATCCATAACCGGAAAAGGACTTCCAAAAAGTTTGAAAGAACTGCCGGAGATATAAGGTGAGCTGGAAGGATTTTTTATTTCCTGTTACAGAGCTTGTATTTGTAGTTTTGATCTATTTCCTTCTCAGAAGATACACACCTGTTTTCACAGGTAAGATTAAAGAGATCTTTTCAGTTCATGAGGAGAGGATTATATCCTTAAGGGAGTCTATAATAAAACTTCTTGATATATCTGTTTTTGTTCTTTTATTTAATATTCTTCTTGATTTTCCTGTAATTGGAGAGTTTTTGAGGAATTATATACTTCCAATACTACACTCAAACATAATTGATACAGAGGCTATCAAACTAAGTTTTTACTCAATACTTAAAGGTTTTATAACATTTTACATACTTCTTCTTATAACAAGGATAATAAGAAAGATAATTGAGATATACATAACATACAGGGCAAAAGGTGAGGATGTTGCATCAACCGTTGATATACTTGTTTACCACTTTGCACTTGTCCTTATATTTCTTATAACACTTTCAACTATGGGTATAACATGGAAGCTTCTTATACCGATAGCAGGTGCACTTGGAATAGGGATAGGTTTTGGTATTCAGGATGTTGTGAACAACTTTATAAGCGGTTTTATCATACTTATAAGCAAAACTGTAAAAAGGGGTGACTGGATAACACTTGGTGATAACTTTGGTAAGGTTGTTGATATAGGAATAAGGACATCAACACTCAGAACACTTGATAATATTGATATAATCATACCAAACTCACAGCTTGTATCAAATCAGCTTATTAACTGGTCTTATGTTGATCCCGTTGTGAGGGTTCATATACCTGTTGGTGTTTCTTACAGGTCTGATGTTAACCTTGTTAAAGAGACACTCCTTGAGATCGCATTAGATACGCCATTTGTACTGGAGTCTCCCTCTCCGGAGGCGAGATTTATAGAGTTTGGAAGCAGCTCTCTAAACTTTGAACTTCTTGTCTGGATAAATGTTAAAAAGATACCTATACCCCTTGCAAAAAGCGAGCTGAACTACAGAATATGGTCTGCTTTTAAAGAAAAAGGCATAGAGATACCATTCCCACAGAGGGATGTATGGTTCAAAAATGAGCTTGTTATAAAAAAGAGTGAATAAAAATGGCAGACCTTGAAGTGATTAATGTTACAGTCAGATACAGAAAAAAGATAGGTATAAAGGATGCAACATTCTCAGCAAATGATGGGGAGATAATAGGACTTATAGGTGCTGATGGTTCTGGAAAAAGCTCTCTCTTACACTCAATTGCAGGTGTTATAAGGTTTGAAGGAAAGATAGTTTATAAGGGGATTGTATACACATCTCCTAAGGAAGCTGAACCTATTAAGAAATTTACAGGTCTTATGCCCCAGGGGATAGGTCTTGTGCTCTATCCTTTACTCACTGTAAAGGAGCATCTTGAGTTTTTTACAGCTATAAGGAATATAAAGAAGGATGAGGAGTACTACAGGTACAGGGAAAGACTCCTTAAGATGGCTGGTCTTTACCAGTTCCAGAACAGAGAAGCAGGAAAGCTTAGTGGCGGAATGCAGCAAAAGCTCTCTCTAATATGTACGCTCATACACAGACCCAAGCTCCTTATACTTGATGAGCCTACAACAGGTGTTGATCCTTTAAGCAGGAGGGAGCTGTGGGAGATTATAGACCAGATAAGAAAGAAGGAACATATCATAGCTGTGATAAGTACAGGGTATATGCAGGAAGCTGAAAAGATGGACAGGGTTCTTCTTTTTGAGGATGGAAAGATAATAGCTGAAGGAACCGCCGATCAGCTTAAGGAGTCTGTTAAGGAGTACACATATGTTGAGACTTCCTGTGAGGATGAGTGCTTCAGCTTTAACAGAAAGACATACTCACTCAAGCCTTTACCTGTTCCACATGAAAAACCTGATCTTGAGGCTGTTTTCTTTGTTAACACACTGAAGAAGGTAAAGAGAATACCTGAGATACATATAGAGGAAAGGGAAACAGAGCTTGATATACCGGATATCGTTATGGAGGCGAAAGGTCTGACAAAGAGGTTTGGAAAGTTTACAGCTGTTGATAAGGTCAGTATGATTCTTAAAAAAGGTGAGATACTTGGACTTCTTGGTCCAAATGGAGCTGGAAAGACAACATTTATAAAGATGCTTTTAGGTCTTTACCCCATTGATGAAGGGGAGCTTGAACTTCTTGGAAAGAAGATAAAAAGTCCACAGGACAGAATACAGCTTAAAAGTATGATAGGTTATGTCAGTCAGAGATTTTCACTTTATAAGGATATGACGGTCAGGGAGAATCTACTTTACTTTGCAAATCTCCACAAAATACCCCCATCAAAATCCTTAAACAGGATAAAAAGACTTTCCGAGAGTTTAGGTTTTTCACAGTATCTTGATTATCTACCTACAGAACTTCCCATAGGTATAAACCAGAGATTTTCCGTAGCAGCAGCTATACTTCATGAACCTGTTGTTCTTTTTTTAGACGAGCCTACAAGTGGGGTTGATGCTGTGGCAAGGGCACAGTTCTGGAAGCTTGTACACCAGCTCAGGGACAAATGGGGTATATCAATACTTGTTACAACACACTATATGAGTGAGGCTGAATACTGTGACAGGGTTGTTCTTTTAAGACAGGGTAAGAAGGTCGTTGATGATACCGTTGAAAATCT is a window of Persephonella marina EX-H1 DNA encoding:
- a CDS encoding HlyD family secretion protein, with the translated sequence MKILRQYWIGFLVILLLLTSIYLIYRKLSQKEIPPHLIVGVGRIDGDLISLNTKYAGRVKEIFVEEGKEVKKGEIIAVLSGKEYEAELEAVRYNIKAKEKEIEAKEIELEILKKTLPENVKKARSSLKINLSLLKELEKQIETVKSIVEKDEKDYERFKNLYEKKLIPEDRLEKIKLKLESDRNRLKGFLEKKKQIIQQIDAAKSSLKQAEATVKKIEILEKGISALKIGINALKSREKQLMVILDELKIRSPVDGYIVDKIADKGEVLGEGMVVATVIDPETLYLKIFVDTINNGKIKIGDRALIFLDAYPDRPIEARVVRISQRAEFTPKEVAVKEDRIQRVYAVHIKPLKVEPVLKLGLPAVGVISITGKGLPKSLKELPEI
- a CDS encoding DHA2 family efflux MFS transporter permease subunit, yielding MEQPPIYERISNFERGLITFIVMSGAFMAILDTTIVDIIVPKITAPLQTDLYGVQWVITAYMIASATMLILSGWLDKNFELRNVYIAGITLFTLSSFACGISTSLEEMIIARVFQGAGEAFIMATAQTILFAVYPPEKKGIAMGIFGLGVSFAPSIGPTLGGYITEHLDWRWVFFINIPFGIITVLLALFYLPETSYFREKAKLNFISFFFLSSFTISTLIVLSKGQQLGWFMSDTIVYLTVISVFSLLLYILSEIVSKEPLIDFSIFRIKEYFVGISVFFLVLGFSMYQIFYLLPLYFERLKGLSTLDAGIHILGFALFIALFSPIAGILSDKIGERYVLYMAVTLYLFSALFILPSLEYFTPNLQAALLLIPLGISMGMFFAPVTTLALRNLGEKTSLGTGLLHYSSFIGGSFGTAIATNDLYRFGYQHYEGINNMQDTSYVFVFFEKFKALFSQIFDIEKAEKLSQAIIYKTQYLYSMNWSFQDTFFVAGLWGLLGALPVLILVYTDIFRKKRMSYENT
- a CDS encoding mechanosensitive ion channel family protein; the protein is MSWKDFLFPVTELVFVVLIYFLLRRYTPVFTGKIKEIFSVHEERIISLRESIIKLLDISVFVLLFNILLDFPVIGEFLRNYILPILHSNIIDTEAIKLSFYSILKGFITFYILLLITRIIRKIIEIYITYRAKGEDVASTVDILVYHFALVLIFLITLSTMGITWKLLIPIAGALGIGIGFGIQDVVNNFISGFIILISKTVKRGDWITLGDNFGKVVDIGIRTSTLRTLDNIDIIIPNSQLVSNQLINWSYVDPVVRVHIPVGVSYRSDVNLVKETLLEIALDTPFVLESPSPEARFIEFGSSSLNFELLVWINVKKIPIPLAKSELNYRIWSAFKEKGIEIPFPQRDVWFKNELVIKKSE
- a CDS encoding HlyD family secretion protein, with the protein product MKNKIGLTVVLLLIIVFSVISFRWIKHRMEYAITDAVFVESEKLANLSFKRVSGKIIKMHKDEGDDVKKGDILAEIDPSDYKVQLERIVSEIKSLYYRKKALEEKLKRIDDQLNKKLEISKLSLKQVEEGIKGLSLRLKQIDLRIGQLKRDINRFRNLVKKDLAPARKLEKMETELKILKVERESVVSKLEQMKISRDITEKKVKQAESDILKVRELKKEISSIEEKMNALKKQKEDIQNLIKETKLLAPFDGKIAKKYKTEGEVVSPGIPVYALVSDKDIYINVLLEETKLKGIRKGSKAYIKIDAYPDEVYEGVVEEINPASAAKFALVPRDVTAGEFTKVAQRIPVKIRIVKGDKTLLRVGMSGEVEIKKER
- a CDS encoding ATP-binding cassette domain-containing protein, whose protein sequence is MADLEVINVTVRYRKKIGIKDATFSANDGEIIGLIGADGSGKSSLLHSIAGVIRFEGKIVYKGIVYTSPKEAEPIKKFTGLMPQGIGLVLYPLLTVKEHLEFFTAIRNIKKDEEYYRYRERLLKMAGLYQFQNREAGKLSGGMQQKLSLICTLIHRPKLLILDEPTTGVDPLSRRELWEIIDQIRKKEHIIAVISTGYMQEAEKMDRVLLFEDGKIIAEGTADQLKESVKEYTYVETSCEDECFSFNRKTYSLKPLPVPHEKPDLEAVFFVNTLKKVKRIPEIHIEERETELDIPDIVMEAKGLTKRFGKFTAVDKVSMILKKGEILGLLGPNGAGKTTFIKMLLGLYPIDEGELELLGKKIKSPQDRIQLKSMIGYVSQRFSLYKDMTVRENLLYFANLHKIPPSKSLNRIKRLSESLGFSQYLDYLPTELPIGINQRFSVAAAILHEPVVLFLDEPTSGVDAVARAQFWKLVHQLRDKWGISILVTTHYMSEAEYCDRVVLLRQGKKVVDDTVENLHRKFPEAESFEDIFVRFYR